The Chlorobaculum sp. MV4-Y genome contains the following window.
AACTCCATCGCGCTTTACGAGGAGGGAATGTCGGTCGCCGAGGAGTGCCGCAAGCGCTTGCAGGAGACCCGCAAAAAGCTTGAAACGATCAACCCTGCCGAGCCCGCCGCCCAGCCGGAAAAGCCGACCAAGCCAGCCAAACCCGAGCAACCCAAACCCGCCGATCTGTTCGGCATGGAGAGCTGAGAGGTTCGGCTGTTGGCCTCTGTCATTCTGAACGAAGTGAAGAATCCAGTCTTTTCCGATGGCGCATAATCGACTGATCAGCGATACTTTCCGCGGCTTTTCTGGATTCTTCGCCCGACGTTGTCGGACTCAGAATGACAAACGAAAAACAACCTCAGAAAACTAAATTCACCCCTCCAGCATCGACTTGAGCATGTCGTTCACCACCTTCGGGTTTGCCTTGCCCTTCATCTTCTGCATGCACTGACCGACGAAGAAACCGAATAGCTGCGCTTTGCCGCTGCGGTACTGTTCGAGCTGCTTCTGGTTCGCGTCGAGAATCTCCCTGATAGCTGCCTCGATGGCTCCCTTGTCCGAAACCTGCGCCAGCCCCTCGCGCTCGACAATCGCTTCCGCCGTCGCTTCGTCCTCTTGCATGATCTCGAACACCTGCTTGGCGATGGTGTTGCTGATCGCGCCCGCATTGATGAGCTTGATCAGGCCGCCAAGACGCTCTGGCGAAATGGCGAACTCGTGAATATCGAGATACTTCTCCTTCAGCGTGCGCATCACCTCGCCCATCACCCAGTTCGATGAAGCCTTGGCGTCGCCCGACACGTTCACGGTCGCCTCGAAATAATCGGCGACTTCACGCTCCACGGTCAGCACGCCAGCGTCGTAGGCCGGAATGCCGAACTCGAAGACGAAACGCGCTGCGCGATCTTCCGGAAACTCCGGCAGCTCCTTGCGCATCCGGTGCATCATGCCGTCATCCACGAGCACCGGCACGAGGTCCGGATCGGGGAAATAGCGGTAGTCGTGGGCGTGCTCCTTGCCGCGCATCGAGCGGGTTTCAAGCTTGTCGGCGTCCCACAGGCGCGTCTCCTGCACGATCGTGCCGCCGCCCTCGATCACCTCGATGTGGCGCTTGGCTTCGTACTCGATGGCGCGCTCGACGTTGCGGAACGAGTTCATGTTCTTGATCTCTGTGCGGGTGCCGTACTCGGTCGCGCCCACCGGCCTGACCGACACGTTGGCGTCGCAGCGCAGGCTGCCCTCCTCCATGTTGCCGTCGGAGATGCCGAGGTATTTGACGATCTGGCGCAGCTTCTGCAGGTAGGCCGAGGCCTCCTTCGGCGTGCGCATGTCGGGGTAGCTCACGATCTCCAGCAGCGGCACGCCGCAGCGGTTCACGTCGATGTAGGTGTCGTCGCCGATGTCGTGGATCGACTTGCCCGCATCCTCCTCGATGTGGATTCGAACAAGGCGAATATCCTTGCGCCCCTCTTCGAGATCGATGTGGATCATCCCCTCCGAGCAGATCGGCTCCTCGTACTGCGAAATCTGGTAGCCCTTCGGAAGGTCGGGATAGAAGTAGTTTTTGCGCGCAAGAATCGAGTGGCGGGCGATGGTGCAGTTGGTGGCCAGGCCGAGCTTGACGGCGTCCTCGACCACGCGGGCGTTCAGCACCGGCAGCGCGCCGGGGAGTGCCAGGCAGACCGGACAGACGTTGGTGTTAGCCGATTTGCCGAACTTGGCGGAGCAGCCGCAGAATGCCTTGCTTTCGGTATTGAGCTGACAGTGGACCTCAAGGCCCACGACAATTTCATAGTTCATCAGAAAATGAGATAGTGATAAAAACCTTGTCGAATGCCGGTCGAATCACCGGTACTGCTCGAAAGTGAACTTCTGGCCACCGACGGTGAGTTCTCCCATCAACCCCGCGTTTGGCATGGCGAAAACGGCCACGCCGTTCGAGTAGTCGGTATTGGTCGCCATGCCTGCCCTGACGGCCACAACGGCAAACTGAGCGCTCAGCTCGTAATTGCCTTTGGTGAAGTCAGCAAGCGCCGCCCGGTCCTTGAAGAAAATGATCTCGGAAAATGATTGTCCGCCGAGCTGAGGCCCCACATTGAGCATCGTCACGGTCGAATGACCGATGGGTCGTCCCTGATCGAAAACCACCCCTTTGCCGTAGCCGCCACCGACGATCATGAAGCCGCCCTTGTAGATATCGGAAAAGACCGCATAACCATAAGCCCTTGAAAAGAAACGCTCAAGAGATGGATCGGCTTTCCTGAACTTCCCTATTGTCCGCTCGGCATTATTCTCTTTAGCCGGATCCCAGCCGGCGCGAGCCGTTCCAAAAAGCATTGTCACCGCCGCCAAAGCAATCAGCAGCGTCCGCATCAAATGTACTCTCTTCATCATGGCAACCGTTTTTTCGTTGGACAAATAAAATCAAACCGGCAAAAAGTTGCAACGCAACACCAGCTTGTAATGTACGATTTTCCAGCCTGAAAACCCGCCCCTTCACGGCGCGCAAAAAGCCGGAGAATCAATTGGTTGGACGCTGAACAGGCGCGAATCTTTCGGGCAGGATGCTTGTCGGACTTTTTCAAGGTCTGCTGTAGTCATCACGAGGAATGAGGCAACGTGGCAATCCACCTTGCTTTACGTTCGATGAAAGCGGTCTGGAGACTCCGAGATAACTATTTCCTGAAGAAATATTGATCGTCCGCCGAGCTATCCGACGCTCAAAGCTTTGCGATAGACTTTGAGATCACGGTCTGAAAAGCAGCAAAAGATCACCTCTTCGATGCCGGTCTCATCCGCGAGCGTTTCGCGCACGGTCGCCACGGCAATGGCGGCGACCAGCTCGATTGGATAGCCGTAAATGCCGGTGCTGATGGAGGGGAACGCGATGGAGCGGCAGTGGTTTTCGATGGCGAGTTTCAGCGATGCGGTAGCACGAGGCGATCTGTTTCGCTTCGCCGTGGCTGCCGCCGTTCCAGACCGGACCGACAGTGTGGATGACAAACTTCGCGGGCAGCCGGTAGCCCTTGGTGATCTTCGCATCGCCGGTTCGGCATCCTCCGAGTTCGCGGCACGCTTCGAGCAGCTCCAGCCCGGCGGCGTGGTGAATCGCTCCGTCAACGCCCCCGCCGCCCAGCAGCGACGAGTTCGCCGCATTCACGATGGCATCGACCGTCAGCGTCGTAATATCAGCGTTTATGGCTCGAATCAGAACTGGCGACTGCATGGTTTTGCCGTATTCATCCTGCCAGACAACAATTCTTAATTGTCAATTATCCATTGTCAACTGCCTCTTCCTTCACCTCTTCGAAATCGGCATCAACAACTCTCGGGATCGGCTCCGTCGAGTTTTGGGCGGCGTTTTTTTCCCATTCGAGGAATTCGTTGAGGTCTTGGTTGATCGAGGCGAGCACGGCGGTGAGTACGGCAGCATCGTCGAAGAAACCGACCAGCGGGAGAAAGTCGGCAAGCGCGTCAAACGGGTTGACGAAGTAGATGAGCGCGGCGACGGCCAGAATCACTGACTGCCAGGGCACGACCCGGTACTGGCGGTTGATATAGGCGCGAACAAGCCTGATGAGCGCCTGAAACTTGTCGGT
Protein-coding sequences here:
- the xseB gene encoding exodeoxyribonuclease VII small subunit; this encodes MPASSKSRKSAAPTIEELIQRLEEVTRNIENPDTGLENSIALYEEGMSVAEECRKRLQETRKKLETINPAEPAAQPEKPTKPAKPEQPKPADLFGMES
- the gatB gene encoding Asp-tRNA(Asn)/Glu-tRNA(Gln) amidotransferase subunit GatB, which encodes MNYEIVVGLEVHCQLNTESKAFCGCSAKFGKSANTNVCPVCLALPGALPVLNARVVEDAVKLGLATNCTIARHSILARKNYFYPDLPKGYQISQYEEPICSEGMIHIDLEEGRKDIRLVRIHIEEDAGKSIHDIGDDTYIDVNRCGVPLLEIVSYPDMRTPKEASAYLQKLRQIVKYLGISDGNMEEGSLRCDANVSVRPVGATEYGTRTEIKNMNSFRNVERAIEYEAKRHIEVIEGGGTIVQETRLWDADKLETRSMRGKEHAHDYRYFPDPDLVPVLVDDGMMHRMRKELPEFPEDRAARFVFEFGIPAYDAGVLTVEREVADYFEATVNVSGDAKASSNWVMGEVMRTLKEKYLDIHEFAISPERLGGLIKLINAGAISNTIAKQVFEIMQEDEATAEAIVEREGLAQVSDKGAIEAAIREILDANQKQLEQYRSGKAQLFGFFVGQCMQKMKGKANPKVVNDMLKSMLEG
- a CDS encoding YkvA family protein; this encodes MKSKKECRIFERARKVAEQTLRDPEKIRNVIDTALHMVGSASSSSPFGELTDKFQALIRLVRAYINRQYRVVPWQSVILAVAALIYFVNPFDALADFLPLVGFFDDAAVLTAVLASINQDLNEFLEWEKNAAQNSTEPIPRVVDADFEEVKEEAVDNG